The following proteins are encoded in a genomic region of Micropterus dolomieu isolate WLL.071019.BEF.003 ecotype Adirondacks linkage group LG04, ASM2129224v1, whole genome shotgun sequence:
- the LOC123969891 gene encoding prostaglandin E2 receptor EP1 subtype-like isoform X2 — MLALSHFNSSASPLFPHFSNDSGGKVEAMVAVEGLLQQGNLTLVEPTTSGVIVVILSMTLGIISNIVALFILANAYSIQRRRTKATFLLFASSLVVTDFIGHVIPGALVLRLYLSGGVHPEDFDSGDRMCQFLGGSMVFFGLCPLFMGCAMAAERCLGVTKPLLHSSLVTKTRTKICLTVIWLAALCVAMLPCFQLGSYTYQDPGTWCFIKVLSDTEEVDVAFVVLFSGLGLTSLAVALVCNTISGLTLVLARLRRQPGSHHSAKSHDIEMVVQLVGIMVTSCICWSPLLIFGLMSVIRSYTGSVGEDLSHYKTLMVMGVRLATWNQILDPWVYILLRRTVLRKIYLIAKCQAGLRGH, encoded by the exons atgttagctttgAGCCACTTCAACTCCTCAGCCTCCCCGCTCTTCCCTCATTTCTCTAATGACAGCGGAGGGAAGGTGGAGGCTATGGTGGCTGTTGAAGGGCTGTTGCAGCAGGGGAATCTCACCTTGGTGGAGCCAACCACCAGCGGCGTCATTGTTGTGATCCTGTCCATGACCCTGGGCATCATCTCCAACATTGTGGCGCTCTTCATCCTAGCCAATGCCTACTCCATCCAGCGCCGGCGCACGAAAGCCACATTCCTTCTGTTTGCCTCTTCACTGGTAGTGACAGATTTTATTGGCCATGTGATCCCTGGTGCTCTGGTTCTCCGACTTTACCTCTCTGGAGGTGTGCATCCCGAAGACTTCGACTCTGGTGATAGGATGTGTCAGTTCCTGGGTGGCAGCATGGTGTTTTTTGGCCTGTGCCCACTCTTCATGGGCTGTGCTATGGCTGCTGAGCGCTGCCTGGGTGTCACTAAGCCACTGCTGCACTCTTCCCTGGTCACCAAAACCCGCACAAAGATCTGCCTGACTGTCATCTGGCTGGCAGCTCTGTGTGTGGCCATGCTGCCGTGCTTTCAGCTGGGCTCTTACACCTATCAGGACCCAGGGACCTGGTGCTTCATCAAAGTGCTCAGTGACACTGAGGAGGTGGATGTGGCGTTTGTGGTGCTGTTCTCCGGACTAGGTCTGACCTCGCTAGCTGTGGCGCTGGTGTGTAACACCATCAGTGGACTGACGCTGGTGCTTGCTCGGCTTAGGAGGCAGCCCGGCTCCCATCACTCAGCCAAGTCCCATGACATAGAGATGGTGGTGCAGCTGGTTGGCATCATGGTCACCTCATGTATCTGCTGGAGCCCTCTGCTG ATCTTTGGCCTGATGTCGGTGATCCGCTCCTATACCGGCTCTGTTGGAGAGGACTTGTCCCACTATAAAACCCTGATGGTGATGGGTGTGAGGCTGGCCACATGGAACCAGATCCTTGACCCCTGGGTTTACATCCTGCTGCGCCGCACCGTCCTCCGCAAGATCTACCTCATCGCTAAGTGCCAGGCAGGCCTTAGGG GTCATTGA
- the LOC123969891 gene encoding prostaglandin E2 receptor EP1 subtype-like isoform X1, which translates to MLALSHFNSSASPLFPHFSNDSGGKVEAMVAVEGLLQQGNLTLVEPTTSGVIVVILSMTLGIISNIVALFILANAYSIQRRRTKATFLLFASSLVVTDFIGHVIPGALVLRLYLSGGVHPEDFDSGDRMCQFLGGSMVFFGLCPLFMGCAMAAERCLGVTKPLLHSSLVTKTRTKICLTVIWLAALCVAMLPCFQLGSYTYQDPGTWCFIKVLSDTEEVDVAFVVLFSGLGLTSLAVALVCNTISGLTLVLARLRRQPGSHHSAKSHDIEMVVQLVGIMVTSCICWSPLLIFGLMSVIRSYTGSVGEDLSHYKTLMVMGVRLATWNQILDPWVYILLRRTVLRKIYLIAKCQAGLRGNITGRWEPTSFPSSEKNEVNQV; encoded by the exons atgttagctttgAGCCACTTCAACTCCTCAGCCTCCCCGCTCTTCCCTCATTTCTCTAATGACAGCGGAGGGAAGGTGGAGGCTATGGTGGCTGTTGAAGGGCTGTTGCAGCAGGGGAATCTCACCTTGGTGGAGCCAACCACCAGCGGCGTCATTGTTGTGATCCTGTCCATGACCCTGGGCATCATCTCCAACATTGTGGCGCTCTTCATCCTAGCCAATGCCTACTCCATCCAGCGCCGGCGCACGAAAGCCACATTCCTTCTGTTTGCCTCTTCACTGGTAGTGACAGATTTTATTGGCCATGTGATCCCTGGTGCTCTGGTTCTCCGACTTTACCTCTCTGGAGGTGTGCATCCCGAAGACTTCGACTCTGGTGATAGGATGTGTCAGTTCCTGGGTGGCAGCATGGTGTTTTTTGGCCTGTGCCCACTCTTCATGGGCTGTGCTATGGCTGCTGAGCGCTGCCTGGGTGTCACTAAGCCACTGCTGCACTCTTCCCTGGTCACCAAAACCCGCACAAAGATCTGCCTGACTGTCATCTGGCTGGCAGCTCTGTGTGTGGCCATGCTGCCGTGCTTTCAGCTGGGCTCTTACACCTATCAGGACCCAGGGACCTGGTGCTTCATCAAAGTGCTCAGTGACACTGAGGAGGTGGATGTGGCGTTTGTGGTGCTGTTCTCCGGACTAGGTCTGACCTCGCTAGCTGTGGCGCTGGTGTGTAACACCATCAGTGGACTGACGCTGGTGCTTGCTCGGCTTAGGAGGCAGCCCGGCTCCCATCACTCAGCCAAGTCCCATGACATAGAGATGGTGGTGCAGCTGGTTGGCATCATGGTCACCTCATGTATCTGCTGGAGCCCTCTGCTG ATCTTTGGCCTGATGTCGGTGATCCGCTCCTATACCGGCTCTGTTGGAGAGGACTTGTCCCACTATAAAACCCTGATGGTGATGGGTGTGAGGCTGGCCACATGGAACCAGATCCTTGACCCCTGGGTTTACATCCTGCTGCGCCGCACCGTCCTCCGCAAGATCTACCTCATCGCTAAGTGCCAGGCAGGCCTTAGGGGTAATATAACAGGCCGCTGGGAGCCCACGTCTTTTCCCAGCTCAGAGAAGAATGAAGTCAACCAAGTTTAA